The following nucleotide sequence is from Nodosilinea sp. FACHB-141.
ACGACCAGCAGCTCTACGCTCTACTGGCGGGGCGCTCAGATGCGGTAGTGCAGGACGAAGAGTTTTTGCGTCGACCTCGGGATGTTTCCCTAACCCTCAACACCCTGGATCGGCTAAACCAAAGCCCTTCCCCAATTCGCAGACGGCTCGATCTGGAGCGGGTAGGGGTAATTGGTCAGTCCTTTGGGGGCTATACGGCCCTGGCGCTAACCGGGGCGAATTTTGATGAAGCGGGGCTAGCGACGGCCTGCCCCCCCAGCACGCTGTCGTTCAATCCATCGCTGCTGTTGCAGTGTCAGGCGGCGCGGCTGGGCAACCCAGGCAATGGTCTGAGCGATCCCCGCGTCAAGTCGGTGTTTGTTATGAACCCCATTGGCAGTGCCCTATTTGGGCCGACTGGCTACGGCCAGATCCAGGTGCCCGTCATGGTGGTGGCAGGCACGGCCGACACGGTGGCACCCGCCTTTCCAGAACAGATTGAGCCGTTTACTTGGCTGACTGCCCGCGATCACTACCTGCTGCTGGTCAACCGAGGCACCCATTTCTCAACGATTGGGGATATTACCCAAAGCGATCAGCCGCTTACGATTCCGCCCGAGCTCGTTGGGCTAAACCCTGAGCAGGTGTGGTCTTACATGCAGGTGTTGGGATTGGCCTACTTCAAGCTCACTCTGGAGGGCGATCAGCGTTTTCAGCCCGCTCTGACCCCCGCCTTTGCGGCGGCTCTCGGCGGTGAGCCCTACCTGCTAAGCCTGCTGGCCACCCTCACCTCCGAGAGCCTGCGAGATCTACCCGATCGCGATCCTGAACCGGCGAGCGACTCCCCAAACCCGATGCCAGACCAGCCTTTGACCCCTCTTCCCCAGACGGGGAACCCCTAGGCTAAAACCGTCCCCTGTCCTGTTATGCTCTCAGAGGTGGTATGAGTTCTGGTGCTGCAACGGCTGCAATTATTGGTTGGCGAGAGTGGATAGCCCTGCCAACGCTGGGGGTTCAGGTCATCAAAGCCAAGGTTGATACCGGAGCGCGATCGTCGGCTCTCCATGCTTTTGCTGTGGAGCGCTTTGAGCGGACAGGCAGGGCTATGGTGCGCTTTAATGCCCACCCAATCCAGCGCAACGACGATTATATTGTTACCGCCGAGGCCGCTCTGCTGGAGGAACGCATGGTGCGTAACTCAGGAGGGCAGGAGGAACTGCGCCCGGTGATTGAAACCCTGGTGCAGGTGGGCGGCGCAGTATGGGCCATTGAGCTAACGCTGACCAACCGAGATGAGATGGGCTTTCGCATGCTGCTGGGTCGCCAAGCGGTGCGCCGTCGCTACTTGGTGGATCCGGGGCGATCGTACCTGCAACCCCTGCCCGAACAGATCAATTTGCCGATATCTACCCCTAAGCACAACCCCCAAGGATGACTCCTAGAAGCGCCATGAAAATTGCGATCTTATCCAGGGATGCCACCCTCTACTCGACTCGACGGCTGAAGCAGGCGGGGGAAGAACGTGGCCACGAAATGCAGGTGATTGACCACCTGCGCTGCTACATGAACATCACCTCCCATCAGCCCAAGGTGATGTACCAAAGCCAACCCCTGATCGATATTGATGCGGTGATTCCCCGCATCGGAGCGTCAAACACGTTTTATGGCACGGCGGTGGTGCGCCAGTTTGAAATTATGGGGGTGTTTACGGCCAACACCTCCATGGCGATCTCCAGGTCGCGCGACAAGCTCAGGTCGCTGCAAATCATGGCCCGTCGAGGCATCGGCCTGCCAGTGACCGGCTTTGCCCACTCCACCAAAGATATTGATGGCCTAGTCGATATTGTTGGCGGTGCCCCCCTAGTGATCAAGCTGCTGGAGGGCACCCAGGGCATTGGCGTGGTGCTGGCCGAAACCCAGCAAGCGGCCAAGTCTGTGATCGAGGCCTTTCGCGGCCTCGACGCCAACATTCTGGTGCAGGAATTCATCAAAGAGGCGGGCGGCATGGATATTCGCTGCTTTGTGGTCGGCGACAAGGTGGTAGCTGCCATGAAGCGCCAGGGGGCACCGGGGGAGTTTCGCTCTAACCTGCACCGAGGTGGGTCGGCCAGCCGCGTGCGCCTCACCCCCGAAGAACGCAGCACCGCCATTCGCGCTGCTAAGGCCATGGGCCTGCGAGTGGCGGGGGTAGATCTACTGCGCTCTAACCATGGCCCTGTAGTGATGGAGGTCAACTCGTCGCCCGGCCTCGAAGGAATCGAAAAGGCTACCGACATGGATGTGGCGGGCAAGATTATTGACTTTGTGGTCAAAAACGCCGCGCCCAACGTGCCCAACGTGCCCAAGAAGGATAAGGAGCGCGACGGCATCAAATACTAGAGGGCCGGAGAGCAAGGTTTAAGGTGTAATACCAAATCGATTTGGTAAACCCTGACTCATGATCAAAAACCCGTAGGGGCGTAGCATGCTACGCCCCTACAAATTGGGTGTATTCATCAGGATTTGATGTAAAGCCATTCCCTTAGCCCCATACCTCATCTCCCCTGCGCCGAATCGTCACAGTCAAATGGGCCAAAGTGTCACAGCTTCGCCACCCACCCGCCATTGCTGCGCCATACCATGACTCTATTGTTGTAGACATCATGCGACACATAAACGAGGTAACAGCAATGGAGAAGGATGGTTCTGAGCGTTCTGAGCGGGGTTCTGGGCGCAGTGTGCGGCCCACCGTTAAGTCGTTAGCCCTAGTGATGTTGGGGGCAGGAATCGCCACTGCCGGTGGCCAGGCTATCAGTGCCCTGGTGCAGCCTTCGAATAATAGCCAGCCGATCACGACTGACGTCTTTTGGGACAATGGCTTCTGGAATAGCGATCGGGATTCGGCCGTCCCTGAGGCGGAAGCTCAAGAGAGCCAGCCCCAGGGCAGCGTTGCTCAGAATGGTCTGGCGATCGCCCCCTCGGTGTCCAGTCCCAACGTCATCGCCGACATTGTGCGCCAGGTAGAACCCTCGGTTGTTCGCATTAACGCGACCCGCACGGTGCAAACCAATCTGCCGCCGATGTTCCAAGACCCGTTCTTCCGGCAGTTCTTTGGCAACATGCAGGTGCCCCAAGGAGAGCAGGTGCAGCGGGGCGTGGGCTCTGGTTTTATTACCTCCGCTGACGGGCAAATCATCACCAACGCCCACGTGGTAGCTGGGGCCGATGAAGTGGAGGTCACCCTGACGGACGGGCGTAGCTTTACTGGCGAGGTGCTAGGGGCCGACCAGGTGACCGACGTTGCCGTGATCAAAATTGATGCCAACAACCTGCCTACCGTAGCCATCAGCGACTCGGATCAGCTGCAGACGGGTGAGTGGGCGATCGCCATTGGCAACCCACTAGGCCTCGACAGCACGGTCACCGCCGGGATCATCAGTGCCACCGGTCGCTCTAGCCGCGAGGTGGGCGTACCCGATAAGCGGGTTGAGTTTATTCAAACCGATGCCGCCATTAACCCCGGTAACTCTGGCGGTCCCTTGCTCAACCTCAACGGCGAGGTGATTGGCGTCAACACTGCCATTATTCAAGGGGCGCAGGGGATTGGTTTTGCCATTCCCATCAACACCGTGCAGCGGATCAGCGCTCAGCTGATTGAAACCGGTCGGGTGGAGCATGCCTACCTCGGCATTCAAATGGCAAATCTGTCGCCCGAGGTGAAGGAAAACATTAACAACAGTCCCGATCGGCCTTTTACCGTAGAGGAAGAGGAAGGTGTGCTGATTGTGCAGGTAATGCGCAACTCCCCAGCGGCCCAAGGCGGTCTGCGCCCAGGTGACGTGATTGTGGCCGTTGAGGGCCAGCCCGTCAAGGAAAGTGCCGCCGTTCAGCAAGCTGTGGAGGGCTCGACCGTCGGGCAAGATCTGGCTCTGACCCTGCGGCGTGACGGTCGCGAACAGACCATAACGGTTCGTCCTGGCAATGTGCCAACTCGCTAATGCATCTACCGGGTTCCCCTCGCTACGGTGGAACCGATGCATCAAGGCGCGGCCGAGGCCGCGCCTTTTTTGTTGGGATAGACTAGGGCGTTAGGTCGTTGTTGGGTAGCGGAACATTGACGGCTTGTTGCATTGCGATCGCCACAGATTGGCCCGTAGAGCAACATTGACCCATGATAGATATTGCAGCAGTTGATTTAGTGCGGAATCCTCTGGTAGGGGCATTGCACTGCAATGCCCCTACGTTGAACCTGTCCTAACCCAATGGACATTTGCAATAGCACAGATAGCGCAGGGAAATTTCACTATGGCTCAACCACAGGCCAGCGCTGAAGAGCGGCCCTTTGGCCTGCTAATATTTACCCGCTACCCAGAGCCTGGACGCACCAAAACTCGCCTGATTCCTCACCTGGGGCCAGAGGGTGCGGCAACGCTTCAGCGCCAAATGACTGAGCATGTGCTGGCTCAAGTAACCGCTGCTGCCCAACGTTTGCCCCTAGCGGTGGAGGTTCATTTTGCAGGGGGCAGTTTGGCGCAAATGCAGGGCTGGCTGGGCAGTGCTGTCACCTATTGCGCCCAAGGCTCGGGTTCCCTGGGCGATCGCCTGATCGCTGCTTTTGGACAAAGCTTTGATCTGGGCCGCTCTGGGGCGATCGCCATTGGCAGCGACTGCCCCGCTCTAGGTACCGATCACCTCGCCGCCGCGCTCCAGGCCCTAGAGCGGGTTGATGTAGCGATCGGCCCCGCTACCGACGGCGGCTACTACCTGATTGGGCTACGGCAGCTAGAGATGGCTCTATTCAAAGACATCGACTGGGGCACCGACCGGGTATTGAAGCAAACCCTGGCGATCGCCAGGGCTCAAGGGCTCACCGTTGAGCAGCTGACCCCGCTTACCGACATCGACTATCCCGCTGACCTCCCTCAGTGGGAGCGCATCGTCAGCGGGGGCGTCTAGAGGATGCTGTTTTAGGCTACTCCCCAGTGTTTTTGTTCAGGGGAGCGGCGAAGCCAGGCTTGAGCAACATTCCCCAGATGGCGTTGTAGGGATGCACTCTGGGCTTTGATTGATTTTGGCTGACCAGCGATCGCCCTTCATTGGCCCACTTAAAGATGGATCCCGCCAGGTTATAGACCTCGGTATAGCCCAGCCCTTGCAGTTGCTCCACCAGCCGAGCCGAGCGATAGCCCACTGAACAGTAGGCCACAATGGGGCGATCGCGGTTTAACCCCAGAGCCAGTGCCGCATCTAGACTGGTGACGCGGTGGGCTTCCGGCAAGTGACTAACGGCAAACTCGTCGTCTCCGCGCACATCGAGCAGAATAGGGGAAGGTGCTCTGCCCTGGCTTAACCATTCGGCCAGCTGTTGAGTCGTTAGAGTTGGCACTCCCGGAAACGCCCGCTGCACCCAGCGGCCTACGGCCCACCAGGCCAAGGCTTGCGCTAAGGTCCGCAGTGGCACCGTCGGGATTGGCATTGAGAACATAAGGCATTACGCGTCAGGCGCAGGAGATGGGCATGGTGAATTTTACCCCCTGGAATACGCTGCTTCAGACCTACGTCGATGACCAGGGCCGGGTTGACTACGCCCGCTGGCAGCGCGAGGCTGCTCCCGATTTAGACGCCTGGCTGACTTCGTTGCCCGACAGCCGCGATGGCCTGACCTCTGAAGAATCGTTGGCTCTGATCATCAACCTCTACAACGCCCTCGCCATTCAGCAGGTGCTGTCGCGCTACCCCATCGACTCGATTTTGCCCAAGGTGCTGGGGATCCCCAACTGGTTGGCTTTCTGGCGATTTTTTAGCCGCTCTCTCTACGGGCTCGATGGTAAATCTGTTAGCTTGAACAATTTGGAACACGACCTGCTGCGCCCCCAGTTCAAAGAGCCACGCACACACTTTGCCCTGGTCTGTGCTTCAGGGGGATGCCCGATTCTGCGGAACGAGGCCTACTGGCCCGATATTGTAGAGGCCCAGCTCGAAACCGATGCCCACCGCTTCATCCACAATCCTGACAAGGTGCGCTACGACGCCGAGACCGGAGTGCTCTACTGCAGCATGATCTTTAAGTGGTATGGCGAAGACTTTTTGCGGGTTGCCCCCTCGGTGCCTGATTACATCGGCACTTACCTGAGCCCGAGTCCACCCCTGTCGGCTCTGACCGAAATCCGCTACCTACCCTACGACTGGAGCCTAAACGAGCAATCCAACAGCGCTAATTGCTAAAGATGGGTCTACCCGTGGCCGTGCAGGGTTTGCCATCGCTGTCTAAGAAATAGCAAGGCTCGGTGTTTTGAACCACTGGTTGAGGGGTGGTATCTGCAGAGCTGCCGCAGAGCGATGACAGATCGCGCACTTGGCCGTCGGTGGTAACCATGTAGCAAAAGAGCGACACGACGGATTCGGCCTGCCGGGGGGGTGCCGGATTAGCTAGGACGGGCGAGACAAAGGCGATCGCCAGGGGCAGGGTCATTGTCCAGCGCAGGAGAGTTGGCATGGTGTGCATCCTGTAATTGAAAGGGGCAAATCGGTCGGTGAGCAAAAACGTTGACGGTGAAACTTTGGTCAGGCGCTAGAGCAGCTGCATGAGCGATCGGGTCGAAATGCCCAGACCGATAATGGTGATGCCCATCGCGCTGGCCAGCGGTAGCCACTGCAAGGACTGAAGGCGAGGCACGGGCACCTGCTTAAACACTTGTCTGGCTGAAACCAGCAGTAGACCCAAACCTGTTAAAACGCTGGCCAGCCCCAGACTAAAAGCCACCACTAGCAGCAACCCCGAAACCGGATTGCCAAAGGCGATCGCCCCCAGCAGCAACACCAGGGCCGCTGGGCAGGGCACCAACCCCGCCGACAATCCCAGCATGAGCAGGCTGCGCCAAGACATGGCGGTGCCGTCGGGTGTTATAGGCAAGTGGCTGTGGGAGTGTCCGTCGTGGTGATGATCGTGGGCATGAGCATGGGGGTTAGCGTGACCGAGGTGCTCGGGAGCGTGGGGGTGATGCCCATGAGAATGGTGTGGATTGGTGTGGGTATGGTGCTTGTGGGCGTGGGAATTGTTGTGGGCGTGGACGTGGGTTTCCCTAGGCGCGTGGGCATGGGTGCCGTGGTGGGCGTGAGCCAGTTCACCGTGGACATGGGCACTGGGTTGATGGCTAGAGCGCCGACGCCGCTGGGCAATCAAGTTGGCGCCGATGCAAACAATCATGGCCCCTGAGAGCAGGCTCAGCCAGGGATAGATTTGCTCGGGCAGCACATAGCGGGCCGCCGCCAGAGTGATCAGCCCTAGGGCAAAGACGCCAAGGGTGTGGGTCACGGTGGTTGTCAGCGCCAAAAACAAGGCGTGGCGAGAGGTGGCCCGTTCGCCCACCAAGTAGGCCCCCACTAGGGTTTTGCCGTGCCCCGGCGACAGCGAGTGCACAGCCCCCCACAAGAATGCCCCGAGCAGCGTGACAAACCAGGCTTTGCTGCCCAAAGTGGCTGAGCCTGCGATTCTTACGGTAAAGGTGGGGTCTTGTGGGGTGAAGACATGGTTGGTGACCTGCCCGTTTTGGGCAATGGTGGCTAGACAGCTGGCCTCGGGCGCATCGGGTGGAAACAAGGTGTAAGCGATCGCCAACCCCGAGGGTGGCTCTGCCCAGGAGTACAACAGTTGCAGCGTGGTGTGGCTGCCGGGGGCAATCCTGGCGTTGGCAGAGGCGCTGTCTACGGTGGGCTGGAGGGTTAGCCGGGGCGATTGGTTACGACTGTCTTTGAGGGCGATCGCGGATTCAAGCTGTCGAGTTAGCGCCTCTCGATGGCGAATTAGTTCACCAGTAGAGAGTTGTCCGCTGCTGTCGTCATCGGCAAAGGCGGTCAACCCAGTTGGGTAGGTCAGGGCGATGCGCGTCTCCGCCCCCTTCGTGGCAATTTCAGCAGCGGCTAAATCTCCCCAGTGGGCAGCGGCAGGCGGGGCGATCGCCAGCCCAACCACAATGCAGCCGAGGGCAACCAACAGCCCCAAGGCACTGTACCAGCGGCAGCGAAGTCGGCGCAAATCCTGGTGAAACTGCTGGGTAATCATCGAAGCTCCTCCTGTTTGGTTAGGCCTAACCGTTGCCGGGTTTGGGGGGTAAATGTGGGATCTATCTCGGTCGCCCGCCGAAAAAATTCTGCCGCCTGGACGGGATGATTTAGGGCCAGCTCAATCTCTCCGGCTCGGTAGGCGATCGCCGCACTGCGCACCCCTTGATCTAATGCTTCTTGAAGCGCCTGCTGGGCCTCAAGCAACCGGCCCGCCGACCCCAGCGCCCAGGCCAAAGTGTCGAGGGTTTGGGCATCGCGGCGGTTAGCGGTTTCGGTTTCCATCAGCGCCACTGCCTCTGCCACATCGGCGGGGTCACCCCGTTCCAGCAGCAGATGGGCTAAATCGCGCCGGTGCCCGAGGGCGTTGCCCTCAACATTGCGCCGCAGCTCGGTTTCAGCCACCTTCCAGGCCTCGGTTGCCGATCGCCCCTGCAGGGCTTGCAGCCGAGCCAAACCGTGCAGAGCCGTTGGTCCTCCGACCGCTTGGTAATGGTATTTGGCGGTGCGGTACTGGCCTTTCACCGTAGCCAACTCTGCCAGCTGGAGATGGACCAGCGGGTAGTCAGGAACGATCCGCAACGCTTCCCGGTAGAGGCCCTTAGCTAGGCTGTGGTCGCCCCGCTGAGCGTGAAATCGCCCCAAAAACACGCGGGCCTGGGCCGAAGCGGCGGAGTTATCAGGTTCTTCCGCAGCGATCGCCTGTTGAAAAGCCGCCAGGGCTTGGTCATCCTGCCCCCGGGCCTCGTGAGCCAATGCCTTGAGCGTCAGGCTCCCCAACGACGGATACTGCTCCGATAGCCTGCTCGCCTCGGCAACAGCGTCTTCAACCTCTCCCAGGGCGAGCTTGGTCGTGACCACATGCCCCAGGGCGTCGGGGGTACCGACGCTTTCGGCTAAACGAATGGCGGTTGCGAAGTCATGCTGGGCCTCAGCAATCTGAGCTAGGGCTAAGACGGCTCCCTGATTCTCAAAAGGCAAATTTGCCAGCGACTGCTGGGCCGATTTTTCTGCCAACAAATACCAGCTGTCGTTACGCGTGGCGCGAGCCATCTGAATGTAAAGATTGGCTAGCGTCGCTTGATCGAGCCCATCGGTTGGATGCTTCTGAACTTGGCCTTGGTAGAACGAAATCGACTGCTCTAA
It contains:
- a CDS encoding alpha/beta hydrolase → MKTACPWRRLWLSWTLGLLGALATALPSAAAENLIVTFGILQRSIPIADLERFATTGELTPQLQAYRRQLQISDEQLGQIREVLSTPAGLSPVAVAQFLYTEQGVLLLEQIGRVVQTPVRQANVQALRGALILAAADPEGGFTLVNVLKTYPTEAMRIDLIEGLAIAQEINQTILQSEAAFNQVQAIASAEAAANPVDADALLQLVQSERQYSVDRIQVVVPGLPSPVQLYLPKVLPGRQGVPATGFPLVVISHGLGGTLNSYSYLAEYLATGGIAVATLEHPGSNDQQLYALLAGRSDAVVQDEEFLRRPRDVSLTLNTLDRLNQSPSPIRRRLDLERVGVIGQSFGGYTALALTGANFDEAGLATACPPSTLSFNPSLLLQCQAARLGNPGNGLSDPRVKSVFVMNPIGSALFGPTGYGQIQVPVMVVAGTADTVAPAFPEQIEPFTWLTARDHYLLLVNRGTHFSTIGDITQSDQPLTIPPELVGLNPEQVWSYMQVLGLAYFKLTLEGDQRFQPALTPAFAAALGGEPYLLSLLATLTSESLRDLPDRDPEPASDSPNPMPDQPLTPLPQTGNP
- a CDS encoding ATP-dependent zinc protease, producing MSSGAATAAIIGWREWIALPTLGVQVIKAKVDTGARSSALHAFAVERFERTGRAMVRFNAHPIQRNDDYIVTAEAALLEERMVRNSGGQEELRPVIETLVQVGGAVWAIELTLTNRDEMGFRMLLGRQAVRRRYLVDPGRSYLQPLPEQINLPISTPKHNPQG
- the rimK gene encoding 30S ribosomal protein S6--L-glutamate ligase, whose translation is MKIAILSRDATLYSTRRLKQAGEERGHEMQVIDHLRCYMNITSHQPKVMYQSQPLIDIDAVIPRIGASNTFYGTAVVRQFEIMGVFTANTSMAISRSRDKLRSLQIMARRGIGLPVTGFAHSTKDIDGLVDIVGGAPLVIKLLEGTQGIGVVLAETQQAAKSVIEAFRGLDANILVQEFIKEAGGMDIRCFVVGDKVVAAMKRQGAPGEFRSNLHRGGSASRVRLTPEERSTAIRAAKAMGLRVAGVDLLRSNHGPVVMEVNSSPGLEGIEKATDMDVAGKIIDFVVKNAAPNVPNVPKKDKERDGIKY
- a CDS encoding HhoA/HhoB/HtrA family serine endopeptidase — encoded protein: MRHINEVTAMEKDGSERSERGSGRSVRPTVKSLALVMLGAGIATAGGQAISALVQPSNNSQPITTDVFWDNGFWNSDRDSAVPEAEAQESQPQGSVAQNGLAIAPSVSSPNVIADIVRQVEPSVVRINATRTVQTNLPPMFQDPFFRQFFGNMQVPQGEQVQRGVGSGFITSADGQIITNAHVVAGADEVEVTLTDGRSFTGEVLGADQVTDVAVIKIDANNLPTVAISDSDQLQTGEWAIAIGNPLGLDSTVTAGIISATGRSSREVGVPDKRVEFIQTDAAINPGNSGGPLLNLNGEVIGVNTAIIQGAQGIGFAIPINTVQRISAQLIETGRVEHAYLGIQMANLSPEVKENINNSPDRPFTVEEEEGVLIVQVMRNSPAAQGGLRPGDVIVAVEGQPVKESAAVQQAVEGSTVGQDLALTLRRDGREQTITVRPGNVPTR
- a CDS encoding TIGR04282 family arsenosugar biosynthesis glycosyltransferase, which translates into the protein MAQPQASAEERPFGLLIFTRYPEPGRTKTRLIPHLGPEGAATLQRQMTEHVLAQVTAAAQRLPLAVEVHFAGGSLAQMQGWLGSAVTYCAQGSGSLGDRLIAAFGQSFDLGRSGAIAIGSDCPALGTDHLAAALQALERVDVAIGPATDGGYYLIGLRQLEMALFKDIDWGTDRVLKQTLAIARAQGLTVEQLTPLTDIDYPADLPQWERIVSGGV
- a CDS encoding rhodanese-like domain-containing protein, translating into MFSMPIPTVPLRTLAQALAWWAVGRWVQRAFPGVPTLTTQQLAEWLSQGRAPSPILLDVRGDDEFAVSHLPEAHRVTSLDAALALGLNRDRPIVAYCSVGYRSARLVEQLQGLGYTEVYNLAGSIFKWANEGRSLVSQNQSKPRVHPYNAIWGMLLKPGFAAPLNKNTGE
- a CDS encoding DUF547 domain-containing protein → MVNFTPWNTLLQTYVDDQGRVDYARWQREAAPDLDAWLTSLPDSRDGLTSEESLALIINLYNALAIQQVLSRYPIDSILPKVLGIPNWLAFWRFFSRSLYGLDGKSVSLNNLEHDLLRPQFKEPRTHFALVCASGGCPILRNEAYWPDIVEAQLETDAHRFIHNPDKVRYDAETGVLYCSMIFKWYGEDFLRVAPSVPDYIGTYLSPSPPLSALTEIRYLPYDWSLNEQSNSANC
- a CDS encoding nickel/cobalt transporter; this encodes MITQQFHQDLRRLRCRWYSALGLLVALGCIVVGLAIAPPAAAHWGDLAAAEIATKGAETRIALTYPTGLTAFADDDSSGQLSTGELIRHREALTRQLESAIALKDSRNQSPRLTLQPTVDSASANARIAPGSHTTLQLLYSWAEPPSGLAIAYTLFPPDAPEASCLATIAQNGQVTNHVFTPQDPTFTVRIAGSATLGSKAWFVTLLGAFLWGAVHSLSPGHGKTLVGAYLVGERATSRHALFLALTTTVTHTLGVFALGLITLAAARYVLPEQIYPWLSLLSGAMIVCIGANLIAQRRRRSSHQPSAHVHGELAHAHHGTHAHAPRETHVHAHNNSHAHKHHTHTNPHHSHGHHPHAPEHLGHANPHAHAHDHHHDGHSHSHLPITPDGTAMSWRSLLMLGLSAGLVPCPAALVLLLGAIAFGNPVSGLLLVVAFSLGLASVLTGLGLLLVSARQVFKQVPVPRLQSLQWLPLASAMGITIIGLGISTRSLMQLL
- a CDS encoding lipopolysaccharide assembly protein LapB, whose amino-acid sequence is MARATRNDSWYLLAEKSAQQSLANLPFENQGAVLALAQIAEAQHDFATAIRLAESVGTPDALGHVVTTKLALGEVEDAVAEASRLSEQYPSLGSLTLKALAHEARGQDDQALAAFQQAIAAEEPDNSAASAQARVFLGRFHAQRGDHSLAKGLYREALRIVPDYPLVHLQLAELATVKGQYRTAKYHYQAVGGPTALHGLARLQALQGRSATEAWKVAETELRRNVEGNALGHRRDLAHLLLERGDPADVAEAVALMETETANRRDAQTLDTLAWALGSAGRLLEAQQALQEALDQGVRSAAIAYRAGEIELALNHPVQAAEFFRRATEIDPTFTPQTRQRLGLTKQEELR